The Gossypium hirsutum isolate 1008001.06 chromosome D02, Gossypium_hirsutum_v2.1, whole genome shotgun sequence region cgacatagtTCTTGTACCTTAATTACTCACTAATTCGGTAAAAGTTATCTACCCAGAATTCAATTCCCCTGTAatataactctataaatatttaataaaaatatttatgggcttgATTTACAAAAGCAAGATCACGAACCcgtgtttccgacaccactaactTAGGTTCGTTACATTCTTCTAAAAATTTAGTATGGTAAAATACCTAACCCCACCTTTGTGTTCATATTAAAGTACAGTTTCACCATGTTTTTTAATAGCtcattcatactttaattatattttaaatttgtttattattataattattttcaatcatttgaataatattactttatattaattaaatgaaataaaaatacagtatttattaaaataaagtaataaatacctAAAATGACATGTAACATATAATGTTaaaaacctaatttttatttaaaagattaaTAGAACCATCCCTTGTATATTAAAATAGTCTAAAAAATTGCAAGTTTgttttgataaaataattataacaataactatttttaaaaataaaaacaatacaaTAAGAGATATTATTTGGTCCACTGTTAATGGAACTTTTAAACTCCAGAAGCAGGGATTAATACACGACATGTGTctgttttaatttctttaatattCCCTCAAGACACATGACAACGTTTCACGTTCGTTTATGGAGTTTTTTAACTCCACTAGTAGCTCGCACCAAATAATTTTccatataataatagaaataatatttgaaatactacgagtaaaatttttaaactccataagtaaaattaatattaaaaatttaaatattaaaaaaatatgataattttttaaaaatagtatcAAAATTTCAAATGGTAACCCATAATTCATTTACTCCGTTTTAGGAGCCACTTCattcatttactttaattttggAACCCACCCATATAACTActtctttatttatatttcacACACAAAGTGGGGAGTCGGGAAGTGTATCCTACACTCGGTTTTTGAGTGGGTTAAAAGGTAAGCATAAAGTGGAAATTCATCGATAAATTACAAAGCAAGTTACCTATGTCAAATGCAATATGTCTTTTTTCCAAAAACCCACTTCTCATCTCAATCGGATCATTTTCAtccattaaaaataatcaaacttatttcaatttagtaaaaaatcaataatttgaaaatcgaaaatattgattaaaattagcaaaaaaaaaatcccattttttttaattatggtttagttcaatttttttctttttgcaaatagtattttttatttctaattttgaatatttgttgagtgattttaattattaataatttattcattttaattctttaaaaggATCGAACAGCTCCATTCAACCAGTTGAGTTTAAAATCAGAGATCCAatcagtttgattttttttttgtaaaacattTAAATTGCATTAAATAAAAAACGGTACACTGTGGTCCAAAGATCCAAACATGGGCCAAAGAAGTGCTAGAACAAGGAATGTCGCTGTCATTATTGTGTCTCTAGATTAGATGTAATCAAGTTAACATTTATACTTTATTTCCATGTATCTAGAGAGTTTTTGGAgagtcatatgatttttttactataatttgatacaaatatataaaaaaagaaggaaaaatcaGTTTAGGTTTTGTGCCCGATCTCCAATAATCTTGACTACATATCTCGAGCCTTTCCATTAAcaaagagacaaaaaaaaaaggaaaaaaggaaatcCCTGGCGGGATAGCATGAGATAGCTTGGTATTATTGAACTATTAAGTTAAATGAACAAGGAAAGCTACTAGGAAACAATAAAGTTGACAGTGCAGTTATATTAATGGTGAACCATTTCTCGAGTAGATTGGCACCACCGATCGTACGCTAATCCGAGATTAGGCCAATCGGAGACAGATACGGCATAGTTTTCAAGCCAAGTGGTGAGGATAAGTTCTTGCTCCATTGCTGGGAAATTGGATATTACTTCGTCCATTGCTCTCTCTATCTCTGCCTTTTGAAAACTCGTTAGGATAGGATATGCATGGCCATTGCTAGCATGGCAAAACAATGGAGTCCATAGCACCAGCAAACGGAACTTCACTTGCCTCGCAATTTCCAGGTCTTTTCGAGTCAGCTCCCTAAATAGAAAGGCTGAAGGAACATAAAAACTTTGGGTCAATAGATTTAAGTAATGTGGTTTTGGACTTACAGAGGATAATGAATGAAATGAATCAATGACCTGAGATTTTAACAACGGAGCCTTGAACTCTGGGACTAGCATTGAGAGATAGAGAAGCCAAACCAGAAGCCAAACTCCATTGAACTAAAGCTTCGTTAACACCCCCATAACACCTAAGCTTGTTGGTTACCCAAAGCAACTCTTGTGCCAACTTCTCAGCCATCATGTCCGGCTCTACATTGCAATCCCTCCTCTGGAAACGCGTTGTGGCGGTGTCGAACCAGGAAAATGCGGCATTCAAGCACATGGTGATGGCCTTCATGTATGATGCTATGCAGGAGCCGAAAGGGATTGCCTTGATAGCTCGCAAGTGCCATGAGTCACCATAGTCTCCCGATGGCGAGGTTTGGACTTGGAGGCATCGGTATAACAGGGCGGAAGTACGTGTAAAAGACGAAGCGAGAGCCAAACGGTTAACATGGAGAAGCGCTGAGTGACCGTGCCTTGCATTATCTTCCATGATCTGGTCAGCCATCGCCATTGTGTATTGGTATTTTCTTGATGAAGCTGGTATCTCATTCAACAAGGCCAAAACCTGCATTAACACACATAGTTTtactaattaaatgaaaaaaaaaagtttcccATTATTGGCTCAAATGAAAATTTGAAGCTTTTTTTTCAACTCCAAGTTCGAGTAAAAGTTAATTAGTGAGCTTGAGTAATTTAAGTTTTATCCTAAATTAAATTCTAATAAGATTTCTCTACCTTAAATGCTCCTTACTAGAACCAATTACCTGTGTTCCAGATGTGCATTGGTGCACGTAAAATTACGCATGCCAAGATCAAATGTTACTCAGTGGCAATAAGAAGGAAAAATACGTGGCATCGTCTCGAGTGTTGGACTGGGACGTTTCTGTATTTAGCTTCACTTTCACATTTTTTCTGTGTTCCAGTCtcatatatacgtacatatatatatacaccaaagCCTTTCACTCATCTTACTGTCGTGTTGTAATATTGTCACCATCTTCTTTTGCTCCTTTCTTACTATCCCAGATTAAGTGACATTcgttgaatgcttgaaatggtgaaatgTGTGTTCGTCAGGTGCCATTGGCATCATTTGGGAAAGGCCAAACACACCCTTActttaatttgtattaattatGATAATTATCGGGTTTAAAACTtgattatttgataataaggggaAAAACCATTCAGGGAAATCACTTTTGTACTGATAAAAAAGGAACAGGACAGTACTAAAAAAGCACTCAAAAGATCTTTCAATCAGTCAACTTGAGCTTAATGCTTAAAATGGCGAAGGTACCAGATGAGTAAAGATTTCTTTGAAATATTTCAGGTTATGGATGGTGGGTGTGGAGTTGTAAACTTACATGAGTTAGTGCTTTGACTAGGGCTTTAACAGCTAGTCCATCAACATCGACCCTGTTGCGAAGGATCAAATCCAATGATGAACCAGAAGATGGCAATGCTTCTCCTGTTGCTGATGATGAATATGGTGATAGCTGGAATCGCCTGACGGTTGACGAGCCACCGAGGTGATAGTCCGGAGGGGAAATCATAGAGCAGGAGAAGAGGTCCATAAAAAACCTAAGAACCCACAACATCAGCCAACTTATTAGCATAACCATGAACCTCAAGTGATCTGTTAGCTTCCACTTCTCTGTGTTCTCAGCTTTTGAGCTTGAAGTTGAGACAAGCATCTTTCCTGCCATGTTAACTATGGACATGAAGATGGAATTCAACAGGCTTGAAGGCTTCGCTGTGCAGCCATATGATCTATCTAAATCCGTTGCCATGGCTCAGAAAACAAGATCTACCTAGCTTAAATGGGGAAGGGGCACTAAAAAAAGAGGGTACTGGTACCAAAATTTTGACGATAAAGGGTTATTAATAGGGGGTTAAAGTTTCTGCGTTGTGGGAATGTGTGCAAACTGCCATTTTGACAGTTATGTTTCCTTCCTGCCCTTTGGTTCTTGGAGTTTGGACTTCCCTACCCTTTTTGCATATTGAACAAAGGGCACTTAATCATTGTCATTACAGGGCCTCAAATACCTGCAAATTCACATGTAAACTCATGGATGACATAGGGCCTAACTTCCAATTTTTAGTTAAGGGAATgcatccaaataaaaaaaaagaaagcattATTTAGCCGCTATCATCCTGGGCGTTTCACCTAAGATATCCTTGCCTGCTTAATCAAATAACAAGTATGGGCGTAGGTCAATATGCTACGTTCACCTTTTACATTAACTACAAAACATTGTCAGTCGAATGCCGTCAAGCAGTATTAGGATTCAAGATTAAAGTTCCAATTAGCAATGGCGTAGGGTTTAGGGTTGCTGGATCTGAAAACATAACACCAGATATAGATGATGCGAGACAGAAAAGGATCATATAGAGGGCTTATGTCTACCTTCAGCTCCTTCCAAGAGACTAACATCTGGGATCTTGCCTCGGCTATAAAGTGTTTTATGCTAAAAGATGTTCTGGCATCTTCTAACAATTTACAAATTGCACCTCTTATGATAGGGAAGTTCTTATCTAGTGGATCTGGTAAATTTCCTACATCGACCATCTCTTTTAACATATCGAGAACACAAGTTAAGTTTGTGTCTGATAGAAAAGCACTTATTAGTGCTATATAGATATAGCTGTCAGgtctcatttccttttctttcatctcattgaAATGCACTAAAGCAGCAGAGGATCTACCACACTTGCAAAGTCCATTGACGAGAGTCTGGTAAGCAATTCTGTTGGGAATGCATCCTTTTCTACCCATTTCATCCCATAGCTTTAGAGCATCATCAGGTCTTCCAAACTTGCACAATCCATCAACTAAAGTTGCATAAGTAATCACATTTGCCTCTCTCTCTTTCCCGAACATCTTGGAAAGGCAAAGCATAGCTCGGTCAATCTCACCATTTTTGCACCATCCATCTATCAAATAATTATATGTAACCTCAGAGGGAACAAGCCCCTTCAACATCATATCATTCAAAAGACCCTCAGCTTCTGCAACTCTTTTGGCCTTACAAAGCGCTTTTATAAGTATGTTATAAGAAATTACATCAGGACAATACCCACGAGCACAGATTTCTTGGAATAGCTCCAAACCCTTATCAACTGATTTAATTTTGATCAAACCATTTATAGCAGCAGAATAGGTAATTATATCGGGAAGAAAACCTTCTTGTGCCATATCAGTGAGAAATTTGCAAGCTTCCACTGCCTTCTCATGTTTACACAAGTTCTTCACAAGCAAGGTAGAATACTTTATCCATGGTTCATGGCCATAAAAGCGCATCTTTCTCACCAGTTCAACTGCTCCTTCAACATCTTCTAGCCGACAAAGACACCCGAAGATGCAGTTGTGAGTAAAATGGGTTGGTTCAAGTCCCATTTCCTTCATCTGTCTCAAAAGTTCATAACTTTCTTCCAGTCTATTTAACTTGCACAGTGCATCAATCAAATCGTTATAATGCAATAAAGTTGGATTACAACCAAATTGAACCATTTCTCGGAAGAGAGAGAGAGCCATATCCACCTTACCAGCACCAAGCAAGCCATTGATAACACTAGTAAATGAGTTAGTATTAAGGGTAACTACTTCCTTTTCATTCAAAAAGTACTTCACAAGGACACTACCACCATTTCTGTTGTTCCCCATTACCGATTGGATAAGATTACAAGCTGTATCTATTGAGCCATTGCGAACAAGACCTTCCAGAACAGAATTGAAAAGCAGGTTCTTAGGTTGTGAACCGACATATTCCCAGCATTGTTGAAGCAACCggtccatttcttcttcttcttcagaaAAAGAAGATATCAGCTTTGTCAGTATCCCAAAATCAGGATCAATTCCCAACTCTTTCATTTCTGAATATAAAGACAATGCTTTCTCTCGCTCATTATTCTTACAAAGCCCTCCAATCATCACATCAAAAAGTGAAACACTACGACAAAATCCCAATTTTCGGATTTTATCGAACAAGCAAAGAGCTTTATCCATTCTAGATTGCCTCACAAATCCATGAATCAGAACATAAAATGTCTTCTCATTCAACCTCATACCACGCTCTTCCATACGATCTATCAGTTCAATTGCCTTATCGACTTCACCCCACTTACTAAGGGCAACAACCAAGATGGACAAAACATGTTCATCCACCCATCCCCTTTCAAGCATCTCATTGAACACCCTCAAAGCCTTGTCAAACTGCCCGGCAATGCAATAAACCTGCAAAACTGGGGTCAGGGTGTACTTATCAAATTCCAACCCCAAATTTCTCATCTCTTTCAATCTGGTTTCAACCAAATCAATCAAATTAGACTTAGACAAAGCTTCCAACAAACAATTATAGCTATAACTATTCGGTACGCAAAGACCTATCCTTTTAACCTGATCAAACAAGTTATTAGCTTCATCCACCAACCCAACACTCCCCAAACACCTAATAAAAAACCCCAATGCCCCAGGATTCATAGAACAATTGGAATCGACGACATCCAAAGCCAAAGCCTTCAGTTGGGCATTCTGTCGAGCACGTGATAGAATAGAAGCCATGGCATTgtaagtataaatgttatgcttATAACCAGGTAGACTTGAAACCCATGTGAAAAACTGCTGAGCTAGTCTCCAGTTTTTGAGGTTGTTTAGAACGGATTCGACGATTTTGTGGGTGAGGAGAGGTACGAGGTTGTTCAGCTCTGGATTATTTGGTGAAAAAGGGTGTTTGATTAAGATTGAAATGAAGGCATTTGAGATGTTGATCTGATCGGACGAGAGGAAATTGTCGTTTCGGTGCTTTGCACAAATGGGTCTTCGCTGATTTGAGGGGAAAAACAGGGGGCTTTTGCAGGAATGCAGTAACGAAGAATTTGGTGGGATTAGTTTGGTTGATTTGAAGAGAATTTGATTGGATTTTATGATTCTTGACAAAGCCATGACGCTAAGAAGTAGATAACAGGAGAAACTTTAGTCCAGTATCATAAAAAGTCCGGAGGTGGCCAAAATGGCCGCGTCTCGCGCTGCTTTTTCAAGTTTCGCTGCAACCGTCGCCGACAGAAAGAACCAGTAACTGCTACTATAAGTGGAGGCCCTCATTTACCGGGACGGGCTGGGACGAGGTCCGGTTTGAAAAAAATTCAGACCCGAGTCTGAGTCCGGCTTCATTCAGTTTGCCAAATAATtcgttaaaaataataattttttatcttaatttaatgATAAAGGCACGTTCTAAAATAGTTAGATATAAAATAGAGAAtaattagtataaatttaaacATACAATTAAAATGATGagcaaattttttttgtaaaaaacaaAACCcttcaaaaagaataaaatattttctctctCAACATAAACAAGAAATCTGAGTGGCTAAAAATAATACTTCAACTGAACATAGCATAAATGTTTAACTTCTCTAAATGTTTTTGGCTTAATATCAAAAGTGTTTTACGGTATTTAAAATGCTATAAGTGATAAGATATCCCCAAAAGTcctttaaaattgattttatgtaGGTCTAAAATTAAGTTCCAGTACATATATTAAATGTATCGAACATAAAAGTCGATAAGCAACAACTTGTAATGTATCATAACATAATCATAAAAATTCCAAAACATAGTAAGTCAACAAGCATTGTTCAATTCAGAGCAATAAGTTTGTATCAGAACATTACCtcaaatttaaatacatattaacTTCTAAAATGAACTGGTGTTTtcattgattttgattttaatttttcttcttctgGTTTATGAAATATCTTTTTTATGCATTATATGTCGATATTGAGGTTAAAATTTGAGGTTAATTTTGCTAAAGAAAGGagtgattttttaattttgtcatttttgaaatatttaaacaaaaaatttctataaaaagttttaattgattTTGTTGATGAGAAATTGGTATTGTTTTAAGTATGaatattttaaggtttaatatttttattattattttaaattaattaaaactatttttttaatttgttaatacAATTTCTTAACTATTACATTCTTTTAAATtagttcataaaaaatatttatcaatttaattctgtttatacaaaaatataaattataatatgtgaaaatgatttactaaaaaaaaacttattaaactttaaattttaagttgAGTTTAAAAACTATAATCACacctcaaaatgaaaaataaataaccCTCTCATCCATACTTTGCTAACAAATttctacttttatattttaaactatcaTTTTTTAAATGACCCTAAAATGAATGTTATCTTTTTCTAAAATAAACAACTTTGATGAATatgtagaaaaaaaaaaggaatatggGTCACTTTTTGGAATATTTAGAGAGTAAACtgattttgaagagagaaagtaaAAAAGCATTTctgacttttttttaatataaacttttaatATCCATATAAATATTAGTCTAAATAATTCAAatctttttcaagaaaattgcTTAAGCTTCATGAGGATTATCTTTCAAACAATCAACTTTCTTAATTTTGTTGTgcttcatattttaattttaaagactAATTCTATTGATTTTGTTCTTTATAGGtcgtataaatatatttttttaaattgtttattgcTCTTAATTTCTAATGTAATGTCGAACATCCTTTTTAATCTTATCTTTTCTGGACCTTGGTAATTCCGAAGGAACAGTACCTGTAACGAGATAATTTACTATGTCTGCGTACCAAGGATGAACCGTATTTGCTGAAAATAGGTTTTCATCTGGGAAGTTGTCTTTCAATGGTGTGTTGTCTACTGGAATCGGTAATTGACTCAGATGGTCAGCTACTAAGTTTTCACATCCCTTTTTATCTCGATTTTCAAAATCGAATTCTTGCAGAAGTAGAATCCACCTGATCAGTCGAGGTTTTGCCTCCTTCTTACCTATCAAATATTTCAAAGCTGCATGatcagaaaaaataatcacttttagtTCCCAATAGGTAAGATCTAAATTTATCTAAAACAAACACAACAGTTAATAATTCTTTCTCAGTGGTTGTGTAATTGCTTTGGGCAGCATCCAAGGTTTTCGAAGTGTAGTAGATAACATGAGGCTCTTTCCCTATTCTTTGGCCAAAAACAGCTCCCACACTTCGATCACTTGTATCACACATGATTTCGAACGGGAAGTTCCAATTTGGTGGTTGCACTATAGGGGCGGAGACCAATTTCTGCTTCAATACGTCAAATGCATCTTTACAAGTCTGGtcaaatttaaattctttatcCTTCTGTAACAGACTGCAAAGCGGTTGCGCGATCTTCGAGAAGTCTTTTATGAATCGTCTGTAAAATCCTGCATGCCCAAGAAACGAACGAATTTCCCTCACAGATATGGGGTAAGGTAATGAGTTAATAATATCCATTTTTGCTTTATCGACCTCAATACCTTCTAAGGAAACTATATGACCTAAAATTAATCATTTGTcaaccatgaagtggcatttttcataatttaaaaaaagattaaattctagGCATTTTTGTAATATCTTAGTGAGATTATCGAGTCATTCGTTAAAAGAGTTACCGTACACCGTGAAgtcatccatgaagacttcaaTGATTTTCTCGACGTAATCGGAGAATATGCTTACCATGCATCTCTGGAAGGTGGTCGGAGCATTACAAAGTCCAAACGGCATTCGTCTATACGCAAACGTTCCAAAGGGGCACGTGAAAGTTGTTTTGTCTTGATCTTCAGGTGCCACTGGAATTTGGAAAAATCCTGAatatccatcaagacaacaatAATGAGTCTTACCAGCTAATCGCTCAAGCATTTGATCGATGAAGGGAAGTGGAAAATGGTCTTTTCGGGTAGCTGcgttcaacttcctgtaatcgatACAAACCCTCCATACATTCTGGACTTGGGTAGGAACTAGCTCTCCTGATGAATTTTGCACCACTGTCACGccagttttcttgggcacgacatgaACCGGGCTAACCCAATCACTGTTAGAGATCGGGTATATCATTCCAGCATCCAACATTTTCTGGATTTCCTTCTTTATTACCTCCTTCATGAGTGGATTAAGGTGCCTCTGAGCATCTCTCTTTGGTTTCGTGTTATTTTCGATGGAAATTCTGTGCATACAAGTGGATGGACTTAGCCCTTTTATGTCGGCTATTGTCTAACCAATAGCTTCCTTATAATCCTTCAGAACTCGAACTAGACTTTCCTCCTCGTCTTTGGTTAGTCTGTTTGACACTATTACCGGTAATGTGTATTTCTCTC contains the following coding sequences:
- the LOC107909026 gene encoding uncharacterized protein, with product MATDLDRSYGCTAKPSSLLNSIFMSIVNMAGKMLVSTSSSKAENTEKWKLTDHLRFMVMLISWLMLWVLRFFMDLFSCSMISPPDYHLGGSSTVRRFQLSPYSSSATGEALPSSGSSLDLILRNRVDVDGLAVKALVKALTHVLALLNEIPASSRKYQYTMAMADQIMEDNARHGHSALLHVNRLALASSFTRTSALLYRCLQVQTSPSGDYGDSWHLRAIKAIPFGSCIASYMKAITMCLNAAFSWFDTATTRFQRRDCNVEPDMMAEKLAQELLWVTNKLRCYGGVNEALVQWSLASGLASLSLNASPRVQGSVVKISAFLFRELTRKDLEIARQVKFRLLVLWTPLFCHASNGHAYPILTSFQKAEIERAMDEVISNFPAMEQELILTTWLENYAVSVSDWPNLGLAYDRWCQSTREMVHH
- the LOC107909023 gene encoding putative pentatricopeptide repeat-containing protein At5g08310, mitochondrial, with translation MALSRIIKSNQILFKSTKLIPPNSSLLHSCKSPLFFPSNQRRPICAKHRNDNFLSSDQINISNAFISILIKHPFSPNNPELNNLVPLLTHKIVESVLNNLKNWRLAQQFFTWVSSLPGYKHNIYTYNAMASILSRARQNAQLKALALDVVDSNCSMNPGALGFFIRCLGSVGLVDEANNLFDQVKRIGLCVPNSYSYNCLLEALSKSNLIDLVETRLKEMRNLGLEFDKYTLTPVLQVYCIAGQFDKALRVFNEMLERGWVDEHVLSILVVALSKWGEVDKAIELIDRMEERGMRLNEKTFYVLIHGFVRQSRMDKALCLFDKIRKLGFCRSVSLFDVMIGGLCKNNEREKALSLYSEMKELGIDPDFGILTKLISSFSEEEEEMDRLLQQCWEYVGSQPKNLLFNSVLEGLVRNGSIDTACNLIQSVMGNNRNGGSVLVKYFLNEKEVVTLNTNSFTSVINGLLGAGKVDMALSLFREMVQFGCNPTLLHYNDLIDALCKLNRLEESYELLRQMKEMGLEPTHFTHNCIFGCLCRLEDVEGAVELVRKMRFYGHEPWIKYSTLLVKNLCKHEKAVEACKFLTDMAQEGFLPDIITYSAAINGLIKIKSVDKGLELFQEICARGYCPDVISYNILIKALCKAKRVAEAEGLLNDMMLKGLVPSEVTYNYLIDGWCKNGEIDRAMLCLSKMFGKEREANVITYATLVDGLCKFGRPDDALKLWDEMGRKGCIPNRIAYQTLVNGLCKCGRSSAALVHFNEMKEKEMRPDSYIYIALISAFLSDTNLTCVLDMLKEMVDVGNLPDPLDKNFPIIRGAICKLLEDARTSFSIKHFIAEARSQMLVSWKELKVFEAL